The genomic segment cACTGCAGATCCAAACTGGACTGAGTTTTCTTTGCTGTACTGGCTCCCTGTGTGTGTTACGGTCAGAGATGAGTATATGTCACGACAAAGCATTTATTAAGCCTTGTCTGGTGAGGTGCTGTCTTTCTGCAGCAATGTcacttgtttcattttcagtccAGCTGATTGTCAGCAGATCAGAGCTCGTAATGAGCTGCTGAATTAATCaccctgttaaaaaaaaaaaaaaatgcccgGAGACTGGACGGTCGCTCATCTAATGACCCGATGGAGTAAaccacctcccaccccacctGTTGATGCTGTTGAGGAGAAAGGGACACATGGCTTTCCCAGGCACTCCTGTGACTCGGGAACAGAGCAGATACGACTTCTAATATCTGGTTTACTTCTGCCCTTCAGAGCTGTGCAGGTGACTTTTTAAATGTGAGGGAATCAGGATGCGTGAGCCTGTAACCAAGCAGATGGGAACAGTTCAGCTTCCACTGCAGTTGACAACGTTAACTCGGGAACCTAATGAATTTCTTCATCATTTCATTAGGCCTCTTTGCAGTGAAATGTGGAAATCATTACTGGGCAAGCCAACTGCCTGCAAAAACTGTCAGGAGAAGGAATGGAGTTTTAACCACAAAATTGTTTTCTAGGAACTACTGAGCTGAATCTGAGGCGGTCTGCATGCTTGGCGTTCTAGTTAGAGCAGTATTGGAGAGGGATGTGTACATTTGTGGTCTCTGGAAAAGACCTCCTCACAGTCTTCAAATCTGTGTAGCTTCTGTCTGTTTTGGGATTTTCTCTGCGctgtgtgttttccttccttattcCAGGAGGCCAACCATTTGCCGTACCAGTTGGTTGTAAAATCTGGGAAAGCGATTTGTGGTCATCCCTTAAACAGAAAGACTGTGTTGGGGATTGGGGAGACAACAAAATTGGTCAGACTGCGGCAGCAGATGCTCTTCCAGCTTGTTGGTTCAAGTTGTGTTCTTTGAAGGGTAGTTCATGAACCACCCTTCAAAGATGTGGCTGGGACCTGTGGTGAATGAATGGACTCACACTACCCAGAAATTTAATATAATGTAAATTTGCAAAACTACATCCCCTTGAACAGGAAAACATGACTAGAAAATCACTCCAAGGTCCGAGTACTCATTGTGGTGTGTCCCTGAGCCAgtgaaaggggaagggaaaagtaTAATGTTCTTCTTAGTAAAACTGTAATaccatttattttgcatttgctgtctCTAGTTATACTCCCCTGGCTGTTTAGCATGTAGGACTTTActtctttgttctttgtttttgtaTTAGGTTAGAATAAAAGCAAGGTATTACATGTAGTTCAGAACAATAGCTCTTAACCAGTTAAACACTTGTTTAGAGTGCTGAGGCTCAGGCGTGAGCTTGCAGTCGACTGTGAGTGCCTTCAGGAGCTATGGTGAGTCTCACGGTGGTGAATTTTAGTGACAGGCTGAAACTCTGGACACACGCCAGTCTGTAAGGGCTGGTCCTTTGTCAGGAGGGTGCTCCCATTGAAAACACGGTCCCTCTGCATGCTCATTTAAGCGTGATCTCTTACATTTTTGGTCTACAATCTCATGGGTAGTTTTCTTTAACGCTAAAGCGTATTTCATgagctctcctccctcccctccacagGACGAGAAGATCACTGTTAACCAAGATGTCCCAGTGCATGAAGGGAAGCCTCATATTGTCCACTTCCAGTACAAGGTCACAGAGGTGAAGACCTCCTCCTGGGATGCAGTGCTCTCTAATCAGAGCCTCTTTGTGGAAATCCCTGACGGATTATTAGCTGATGGAAGCAAAGAAGGGTAAGTTCAGGATCCCAGAGCTGCCTCCATGGCTCCCCAGGGAGCGGGACTTTGCTTACGTGGGTGATGCTGCGCGTGTGGGGAGAATGGGCTGTATGTACAGCAGCTCTGTTCCTGGTTTGTGTATCTGAAGTATGGCCTTACTCCCTTGTCTGCAGAGAAGTGTCCTCCTGTTAGTCCTCCTTATCTATTTTCTTCCCCCTTAGTGATCATTTCAGATGGGTTACTGTTTTTGGAGTCCCTatgctaaagaaaaataagcaataaaTGAGCTGAGTGATTCTTTGCATACTTTGGTATGGAAAATCTACAAGCCTTTCTCCGATTTTTGTTCTGCTGGCCACTTGGCAAGCTTATTTTGGCAGGCGTTTTCCTCTCTTtcgaggggggaaaaaaacctccattATATTGATGCGCTCCTTCTCATCAGTAGGTGGATCTACTCTTGGAGTGCTGCCACGCAGGCGTTGGGCTCTGCCAGAgtctctgatttttctctgttggCAGAATACGGTAGTGTTTTGTCCAGACAGCTCCACTCTGGGAAGTTTGTGTAAACGCAGCTTCCAGAGCAGCTACTTCCCACCAAGTGCTTTGCCAGAGATCTCCGCTGGCGAGGAGCGCTGTGGCGTAGATGTGGCTTTATTGGgttcctctgcagagctctctgAAGCCCTAAATCTCCAAGTAGGCTTCATCCGTAAATGACACAAgctaattaagaaaaaaaacctccttgGGCACCTTCAGTAAGTGCCAGTATTCTTGCTGTTTCACACTTGTCTTATTTGACTCCGAGTCCAGATAAAGGTTTGTGTAATTTCTTCAGTCGGCCCATAAATCCTTTAGCTGTCCAAGTGTCCACTGTCTTGGGTGTGGGTTCATCTGGGAGGGTATTTACCTGCCTGTGTCATTGTGACTTAAAGCGCAATTTTGTAAGATTATTTTTAGCTAGGTAAAACAGCCTAGTAGAGGCtataattaaaatacttcattacCATATTAACAAAACCCTTGCAAATTTAATCTCCCTCGCTGCACTCCAGTCTCGCTGACTGCTGTTTAATTAGATGTCGATTGAAGCCCTGTTTGTCACTGCTCTAGCAGCCTGCATCGTAAGTGGTTACAAGGCCAGCAGTGACAGCGATGGCTCTGCCGTGCCGATCCCTGGGGCTCAGAGAGGGGTTAATGCAGCGCTGCTTCCATCAAGAGGTGGCAGAAATAATTCAGCTGGAAAGGCAGGAAGCGTGGATTCAGGGTGCatcagctgtgccatccagcTGATGTGTTCAGGAAACAGCTTTGCCTGTGCACATGCTCCTTCAgtgatgtttttctcttcttttctgcctggtatgagctttgttttttttccttcccataaAGCTCAAAACTTACAGATGTCTGTTGCCAGCGGAGGGGATGTAGCCTGGCTCAGAATCAGCTGCAATATTCAGCTTCCTGCCTACGAAGGCTTCTGTACAAAATCCCCGGCTGGTGGGGATGGGTGTTGGTGCACGCTGGCACGCGGATGCCGaggacagggacctgttggGTGACTCGGTGTGAGGATAGCTCTTAGTTCTGCAGGGCTGGATAGCCAAGCAGGAAGCGCATTGTTTCAGCACCCATTGTTCAGTGGAAGGGGTCTGTAAACAAGTAATGTTTCTGCCTGAAAACATCCAAGCAGTTGATAATGCTCAGAGGCTTTCTCAGGACAGGACTTCCTATAGCTGATGTTcttgtcttcctcctctttggCAGGTTATCAGCACTGTTGGagtttgctgaagaaaaaatgaaagtaaactACGTCTTtatttgcttcagaaaaagcagagaagacagaggTGAGAACTTGCCCCCACGGTCAGGTTTGCTCCCTAGATCTAAAACGATGCTGCTGAAGGTGTACAAAAGTCTGGTAATCCCAAGGCAAGGCTCCACGGGACGCTTCCTATTGCAGTAATTGTTATATGCATAATGCTCGTGGCGTTCTTAGAAATGAGAAATAGTTTCTTCTGGAGGAAATAAGCCCTTCCTTGAGACTAAGGGAGAGGGAGTATTTTGGTTTCTCCAGCAGATAGGCTTTGCTCTCCTGCCATTAAATTATTACTAGTACTTgtgcagaaagctgctgctgaattACTTGGAGTATTTTCTTGTCCAGAAGTTGGTTAATATTTCTCCTTTGGTAAGGAGTGAAGGTCTCCATTTGGCACCAGGCTTCTGTGATTTGGAAGGAGAAACCAGGCAGAGGTTATTACATGGGAAATAAACCCTTACAGCTTGTTGCCCTGATGctcatctgctttttaaagatcTCCCGATCGTTTTGCCCTTCCTAGACCTACAGGTAATCCTGACCCTGGCTATAGATGCTTATGGCTTAAGGGGGCTGCATTAGGATCTAAAGATAGACGTGTTTCATGAGTGATTACAGCACGGAAGTTTGAGGAGATTGTGGTGAGGTACCAAGCTATGGATGTGTCACTTTAAATCTTACTAGATGCAGGCTAGTAACCAAGCAATTGCCATGGCAGGAGTAATTCAAACCTTAATTCTAATTTTACTCTGCTGTTTCACAAGCTGCGCTGTCTTCTCTGAAACGAAGTGCGTTATTAGAGCTAAGCTGTGCTGAGCCCAGGAAGATGTCATTCCCTGTAGTGATGCCAAGAATAATTTTCAGATTAAGTTCTTGCTATAATGTCACCACCACCACAGGTTGCATAGGTGACCTGTGCAGCGGCTGGTTACAGGAGACATCTGatactgggttttgtttttaaaaatgggctAGGTGTTGCTCTTGGACCTGGCTTGTTTGTATGAGTTCTGGAGCGCTCCAGATCCTTGTCTACGCAGTTGAAATTCAGCGCTGTCTTGAAAATACATAGGAGTTCCTCCGCACGACCCTTCAGTGGCTGCAAGCTGATCATCAGAGAGTGCCGTAGATATTAGATGCTGCACCAGGGTAACTTCCACGGGTCACAGGGAGCGGTCGCTTTAGTAACAAGCAGGCACGCATCCGGTCACTGTGTCATATAACGTGGCCTGACCAAGACAAGGTGTGTGGGGCTTGACCCTGCTCTGAATTTGTTCTGCACATAACCCGTGGTCTGGGGGTGGCTTTCCTGGGGGACCGCGCTGAGCTGTGCTGAGTTGTCTCGAGTTTCCACTGAGCTCCAGGTCCTCCTCATAGAGACAGCAAATTTCTGTCTGGACCCTGAGTAAGTAGATTCCTGTTTACTGCTGTCTGACCCACTTTCAGGGCTCAAAGGGTGCTGGGACCCATGTAAGTACAGAACAAAAACTTCAACGTGCCGCGGGATGGCCACGTACATCCTGGCAAAGCAGGGCTGTGCGGTTGGTGCAGGTAGACACGCAACCATCGCTGTTTCTCAGAGGGGATGGAACAGACATCGCAGGATAaacctgctctgctgcacaaCCAAAATCCCCTTCACGCTTAGGAGCAGCCATGATGAATACGGGAAGAGACAAGACCTCCTACTTGAGAGGGCTGTCGcattaaaatgatttctttCCGTGCAGGAAGCTCTGGGTGCGCTCACAGAGGGTGTTCAGTGTGCTTTGGTATTCGTGTCTTCTAGGGTGACGCAGGTAAAGAGGATTATTCCTGGTGGTAAcagatttccttctctttggTAGCTCCACTCCTGAAGACATTCAGCTTCTTGGGCTTTGAAATCGTGAGGCCTGGTCACCCCTCTGTCCCATCGCGGCCAGACGTGATGTTCATGGTGTACCCCCTGGATCAGAACTCTTCCTCTGATGAAGAATAGCTGCAGCGGGGGACTCCAGTGTGACCTGAAAATGCTGTTGAGGGGAGAGAGGGTTACATCTCCTTTcttgaggaaagggaaaacaagctTCTGTTGGACTGAAACTGCATTTCTCATTGTTAGATTGGCCTGTGTATCCTCAGAGTTGACTATCTCATTGAAATGTGTTGCCTAGAGaactatatatacacacatgtaatCACCAAATAGTAAATGGAAGATGTTTATGAACTGGCATAGGAGCTCTTTACGTGCAGCTGTGTGGTGTGTTAGCCTAGGGGCGCCTGGTGCCCAGGCCGTGCGTGGGGGAGCACAGCGGTAGATGCAGTATCAACTCCGTGACTTCTCTAAACCCGTGTTGGTCCTTTCCTGATCGCCCGATGTGCGCTCATCTGACAGactacctttttatttttcactcagACTCTTAAGTAGAAGGCATGTTTTGGGTGTTAGGCACGTGGAGGAGACGTGCTTGAGTTTAACCTTTTAACACTACATTAAAACCCTCGTGCGTCTCCGCTTTGGGGCGACCGATGCTGTTTTAACTGgtctaaccttttttttttttttttaaaacttcttgctcttccagcttttgttttaagcaGTCTTAACTCTGTTCAATGTTACCACTGCACTATCACAGCGTTCAATAAAAGGGGCATTCAGATGAACTTCACACAGCTGGGGCTGCTTATTTGAAAGGAACAGACCCTCTGGTGGGCCTCCCGTAGGGCTGCGATGGTTTCGGAGGTCAAGCGAGTGGTCGGAGCAATACCTCTGTTCTGGGGGAACGTTTCTTTA from the Gavia stellata isolate bGavSte3 chromosome 13, bGavSte3.hap2, whole genome shotgun sequence genome contains:
- the OAZ2 gene encoding LOW QUALITY PROTEIN: ornithine decarboxylase antizyme 2 (The sequence of the model RefSeq protein was modified relative to this genomic sequence to represent the inferred CDS: deleted 1 base in 1 codon) encodes the protein MINTQDSSILPLSNCPQLQCCRHIVPGPLWCSDAPHPLSKIPGGRGGSRDPSLSALIYKDEKITVNQDVPVHEGKPHIVHFQYKVTEVKTSSWDAVLSNQSLFVEIPDGLLADGSKEGLSALLEFAEEKMKVNYVFICFRKSREDRAPLLKTFSFLGFEIVRPGHPSVPSRPDVMFMVYPLDQNSSSDEE